One part of the Phragmites australis chromosome 3, lpPhrAust1.1, whole genome shotgun sequence genome encodes these proteins:
- the LOC133912397 gene encoding octanoyltransferase LIP2, mitochondrial-like: MSGGARRVLEAWRLGVVRYGDALQLQERLVADRKAGRVGDLVLSLQHPPTYTLGKRSEKAERNLLAPEHELRTLGAELHRTERGGDVTFHGPRQAVLYPILSLRALGLGARRYVEGLESTMIEVAALHGVSARPGDPGETGVWVGDRKIGAIGVRISSGFTWHGLAFNIDPDLGYFEHIVPCGIAGKEVTSLQREVGDWVELPADEVIHDQLVRCLARALGFTDVEFKDDSGDMIRSAAIVQS; the protein is encoded by the coding sequence ATGAGCGGTGGCGCGAGGAGGGTCCTGGAGGCGTGGAGGCTCGGGGTGGTCAGGTACGGAGACGCGCTCCAGCTCCAGGAGCGACTGGTCGCGGACCGCAAGGCCGGCCGCGTCGGCGACCTCGTGTTGTCGCTGCAACACCCGCCGACGTACACCCTCGGCAAGCGGAGCGAGAAGGCCGAGCGCAATCTACTGGCGCCGGAGCACGAGCTGCGCACCCTCGGAGCCGAGCTCCACCGCACGGAAAGGGGCGGCGACGTCACCTTCCACGGGCCGCGGCAGGCCGTGCTGTATCCGATCCTCTCGCTCCGCGCCCTCGGGCTCGGCGCGCGGAGGTACGTCGAGGGGCTTGAGTCCACGATGATCGAGGTGGCTGCGCTCCACGGCGTCTCCGCGCGGCCGGGGGATCCGGGGGAGACCGGCGTGTGGGTCGGGGACCGGAAGATCGGCGCTATCGGGGTCAGGATCTCGTCCGGGTTCACGTGGCACGGGCTCGCCTTCAACATCGACCCCGATCTGGGGTACTTCGAGCACATCGTGCCCTGCGGCATCGCAGGCAAGGAGGTCACCTCGCTGCAGAGGGAGGTGGGGGACTGGGTGGAGCTCCCGGCCGACGAGGTAATCCATGACCAGCTCGTGCGGTGCTTGGCGAGGGCATTGGGGTTCACCGACGTTGAATTCAAGGATGATTCCGGAGACATGATTCGTTCGGCTGCAATTGTACAATCCTGA
- the LOC133912396 gene encoding tRNA-specific adenosine deaminase TAD2-like isoform X1: MGKPSRPRHESLLAVTPFARCSPVCPVLAGAAATLLSYAGLWSPTFVDSFPARRMEATAFMELALEQAKFALDNLEVPVGCVIVEDGKAISSGSNKTNATRNATRHAEMEAIDVLLREWQGMGLDQPQVAEKFAICDLYVTCEPCIMCATALSILGIREVYYGCANDKFGGCGSIMSLHKGSSSDDLSGNQTPKPKGFKCTGGIMAEEAVALFRCFYEQGNPNDTRRVWQFNKFFRGKRACWSP; encoded by the exons atgggaaaaccTAGCCGGCCCCGACACGAGTCGTTACTCGCCGTGACACCGTTCGCTCGCTGCTCGCCTGTTTGCCCCGtgctcgccggcgccgccgcaaCCCTCCTCTCCTACGCCGGACTCTGGTCTCCTACTTTCGTGGACTCCTTCCCGGCCCGCAGGATGGAGGCGACGGCGTTTATGGAGCTTGCGCTCGAGCAG GCGAAGTTCGCGCTGGACAACCTTGAGGTCCCTGTAGG ATGTGTGATTGTGGAGGATGGAAAGGCTATTTCGTCTGGTAGCAACAAGACGAATGCCACCCGGAAT GCTACCAGGCATGCTGAGATGGAAGCAATCGATGTCCTGCTTCGGGAGTGGCAAGGCATGGGTCTTGATCAGCCACAGGTTGCAGAAAAATTTGCGATATGCGACCTTTATGTCACATGTGAGCCCTGTATAATGTGTGCAACAGCGTTGTCGATACTTG GAATAAGAGAAGTGTACTATGGTTGTGCCAATGATAAATTTGGAGGATGTGGATCGATCATGTCGTTGCACAAGGGTTCTTCATCAGATGATTTGTCAGG GAACCAAACCCCTAAACCTAAAGGATtcaaatgcactggagggatcaTGGCAGAAGAGGCAGTAGCTCTTTTTAGGTGTTTCTATGAGCAAGGAAATCCAAACG ATACCCGTCGAGTTTGGCAATTCAACAAGTTCTTTCGTGGCAAAAGAGCTTGTTGGTCTCCCTGA
- the LOC133912396 gene encoding tRNA-specific adenosine deaminase TAD2-like isoform X2, with product MGKPSRPRHESLLAVTPFARCSPVCPVLAGAAATLLSYAGLWSPTFVDSFPARRMEATAFMELALEQAKFALDNLEVPVGCVIVEDGKAISSGSNKTNATRNATRHAEMEAIDVLLREWQGMGLDQPQVAEKFAICDLYVTCEPCIMCATALSILGIREVYYGCANDKFGGCGSIMSLHKGSSSDDLSGNQTPKPKGFKCTGGIMAEEAVALFRCFYEQGNPNAPKPHRPVRIAQQ from the exons atgggaaaaccTAGCCGGCCCCGACACGAGTCGTTACTCGCCGTGACACCGTTCGCTCGCTGCTCGCCTGTTTGCCCCGtgctcgccggcgccgccgcaaCCCTCCTCTCCTACGCCGGACTCTGGTCTCCTACTTTCGTGGACTCCTTCCCGGCCCGCAGGATGGAGGCGACGGCGTTTATGGAGCTTGCGCTCGAGCAG GCGAAGTTCGCGCTGGACAACCTTGAGGTCCCTGTAGG ATGTGTGATTGTGGAGGATGGAAAGGCTATTTCGTCTGGTAGCAACAAGACGAATGCCACCCGGAAT GCTACCAGGCATGCTGAGATGGAAGCAATCGATGTCCTGCTTCGGGAGTGGCAAGGCATGGGTCTTGATCAGCCACAGGTTGCAGAAAAATTTGCGATATGCGACCTTTATGTCACATGTGAGCCCTGTATAATGTGTGCAACAGCGTTGTCGATACTTG GAATAAGAGAAGTGTACTATGGTTGTGCCAATGATAAATTTGGAGGATGTGGATCGATCATGTCGTTGCACAAGGGTTCTTCATCAGATGATTTGTCAGG GAACCAAACCCCTAAACCTAAAGGATtcaaatgcactggagggatcaTGGCAGAAGAGGCAGTAGCTCTTTTTAGGTGTTTCTATGAGCAAGGAAATCCAAACG CTCCAAAGCCCCACAGACCAGTCCGAATAGCTCAACAGTGA
- the LOC133912395 gene encoding uncharacterized protein LOC133912395, with the protein MRRFFPFRSFTSNAGNSKAAPANDARNENRVDEGGSSGASRSPGARSFRSRSRHGESSCEEPSQQQLRRSFSFTSSAIDRSLDERMMSFSHDIPCSMSNDSDAPGHVGQVECYTWSPERHPNGREYTLKVPKSHGFQETDSPRSRCYSCSTGHSPVSSHVALKCRPSRLTNLLSKNEVLDLYIDGEQEVARLNEKHKQKLPIRSTAPYLGRGRPPRPHSTAPSSPKSCKEITENSSNIDFDDVWHSQLAQEGTKVTCKVVSICHEGGNDARLIEGSSENLSHFEECKSQSMTTVEDIYEDLQDVRPPRFYRTSMDPISGATSRYSAADVCHHGVGDNNLEQDTDEKLLQRAKEVDACLMVPPAENSELNALRNKRSSSTEMLQLIQVLIEDRKQLASELSSQIKARLTERFAAKQQYKLSKVELDTRTRKLEKEKTEVQSTLERELDRRSNGWSVKLERFQSEEQRLRERVRELAEQNVSFQREITLFESCKVDASNRIASLELQNKKLNDELQNVKNDHHILHNSSVELHDNLTKAGKERDQIRECLKGKEEDNKALHKVIARLQRVSNEHEKTISGLRQGFSDELEMRVAGSSDNINTMQMELIRLTGVEQKLRREIQSCTLEVESIRQENIAIFNRLQWSEDRSSYSSIRLDLELQARVDNLQTQGLSLLDDTSQLCAKLLELIKSKRSENSGSVDALAAIEYTIKYQSMKEGIENVKQSLRTIKSVLTEKQNEEEEIGKGAGGSLLRQEKLYRDDFEIKLREEAIISRLLKEEVLSKELDIEKLQSDLAASLRIQDVMQNEIQRVQDELRCLTHKSKHLEVQVSKKDEIINQIQQDYQESAKELSALRCTLKTVRDEKDVLWQESKQLRRTVRALQNDVVSLKQKIKSLDEDIQLKESEILLREGEISILRDSIDKPFNIVSSPRSLKQFDM; encoded by the exons ATGAGAAGATTCTTCCCATTCCGCTCATTCACAAGCAATGCCGGGAACAGCAAAGCAGCACCGGCAAATGATGCCAGAAATGAGAACAGAGTGGATGAAGGTGGCAGCAGCGGTGCTTCCCGATCTCCTGGTGCACGGTCATTCAGATCAAGAAGCCGGCACGGTGAATCAagttgtgaggaaccatcccaGCAGCAGCTCAGGAGGTCCTTTTCATTCACATCGTCCGCCATTGATCGTTCCTTGGATGAACGGATGATGAGTTTCTCACACGATATTCCGTGTTCTATGTCCAATGATTCTGATGCGCCTGGTCATGTCGGCCAAGTCGA GTGCTACACATGGTCACCAGAAAGACACCCCAATGGAAGAGAATACACATTAAAGGTCCCAAAATCACATGGATTCCAGGAAACGGATTCACCTCGTTCAAGATGCTACTCATGCTCAACAGGACACTCTCCTGTTAGTTCTCATGTAGCTTTAAAATGTAGGCCCTCTAGGTTGACCAATTTATTGAGCAAGAATGAGGTCCTAGATCTGTACATTGATGGTGAGCAAGAAGTTGCCAGATTAAATGAGAAACATAAGCAGAAACTCCCCATCAGATCTACAGCTCCTTATTTGGGACGGGGACGGCCACCGCGGCCACATTCTACAGCGCCATCTTCACCAAAATCCTGCAAAGAGATCACTGAGAACTCCTCTAACATTGACTTTGATGATGTCTGGCACTCCCAACTTGCTCAAGAGGGGACAAAGGTCACCTGCAAAGTTGTATCTATATGTCATGAAGGTGGCAATGATGCAAGACTAATTGAAGGGTCTTCTGAGAATCTTTCACATTTTGAAGAGTGCAAATCACAAAGCATGACTACAGTGGAAGATATCTATGAGGACTTGCAAGATGTACGACCTCCACGCTTCTACAGAACTTCAATGGATCCTATTTCTGGTGCTACCTCAAGATACTCTGCCGCTGACGTTTGTCATCATGGTGTTGGTGATAACAACTTGGAACAAGACACTGATGAAAAATTGCTTCAAAGAGCTAAAGAAGTGGATGCATGCCTTATGGTTCCTCCAGCAGAAAACAGTGAGCTTAATGCACTCAGGAATAAGAGGTCGAGCTCAACTGAAATGCTGCAACTGATTCAGGTTCTAATTGAAGATAGAAAGCAATTGGCATCTGAATTGTCTTCACAGATTAAGGCACGTCTTACAGAAAGGTTTGCAGCCAAACAACAATATAAGCTATCCAAGGTAGAATTAGACACCAGAACTAGAAAACTGGAGAAGGAGAAGACTGAAGTACAAAGTACCTTGGAAAGGGAGCTGGATAGAAGGTCAAATGGTTGGTCGGTCAAGCTGGAGAGATTTCAATCTGAAGAACAAAGACTAAGGGAAAGAGTAAGAGAGCTTGCAGAGCAGAATGTGTCATTTCAGAGAGAAATTACTTTGTTTGAATCATGCAAAGTTGATGCTTCTAATAGGATTGCAAGTCTAGAACTACAAAACAAGAAGCTGAACGATGAGTTACAAAATGTAAAAAACGATCACCATATTCTTCACAACTCCTCAGTAGAGTTGCATGATAATTTGACTAAAGCTGGAAAGGAAAGGGACCAAATCCGAGAATGCTTAAAAGGCAAGGAGGAAGACAATAAGGCGTTACACAAGGTGATCGCAAGATTACAAAGGGTATCTAATGAACATGAAAAAACAATAAGTGGCCTGAGACAAGGGTTCAGTGATGAATTAGAGATGAGAGTTGCTGGaagtagtgataacataaacacGATGCAAATGGAACTTATCAGGCTTACCGGAGTTGAGCAAAAGCTGAGAAGAGAAATTCAATCCTGTACCCTTGAGGTGGAGTCTATTAGGCAAGAGAACATAGCAATTTTCAATCGCCTACAATGGAGTGAGGACAGATCGAGTTATTCCTCAATTCGTCTTGACCTGGAGCTTCAAGCTAGAGTGGACAATTTGCAGACACAAGGTTTATCATTACTTGATGATACTAGTCAGCTTTGTGCCAAATTGTTGGAATTGATCAAATCGAAGAGGAGTGAGAATAGCGGCAGTGTTGATGCATTAGCAGCAATTGAATACACTATTAAGTACCAGAGCATGAAAGAAGGAATTGAGAATGTAAAACAAAGTCTTCGTACAATCAAATCTGTGTTGACTGAGAAgcaaaatgaagaagaagaaattggaAAGGGTGCTGGAGGTAGTCTTTTGAGACAAGAAAAGTTATATAGG GATGACTTCGAAATTAAGCTGAGGGAAGAAGCTATAATCAGTAGATTACTCAAGGAGGAGGTATTGTCTAAGGAATTAGACATTGAAAAATTGCAGTCAGATCTAGCAGCTTCACTTAGGATCCAAGATGTTATGCAAAATGAGATCCAGAGAGTTCAAGATGAACTACGTTGCCTCACACACAAGTCCAAGCATTTGGAAGTTCAG GTTTCGAAGAAAGACGAGATAATTAACCAGATCCAACAGGATTATCAAGAATCAGCTAAGGAGTTGTCTGCTCTTCGGTGCACACTTAAAACAGTAAGGGATGAAAAGGATGTCCTGTGGCAGGAATCGAAGCAACTGAGAAGAACTGTCAGAGCCTTGCAAAATGATGTTGTTTCGTTAAAGCAGAAGATCAAATCGCTTGATGAAGATATACAGCTTAAGGAGAGCGAGATACTGCTACGGGAGGGTGAAATTTCAATATTGCGGGATAGTATTGACAAGCCATTCAACATCGTCAGCAGCCCTCGGTCATTGAAGCAATTTGACATGTAA
- the LOC133912398 gene encoding uncharacterized protein LOC133912398 — protein MASSAPNIVFRRLFKTLTVSSALTSGVTSQHHQLQQRATVSGTAKGKAKLKSGQPLKRSSIAKKGTPSTGGGGGSGRGRREAIERITQISESCLNAPTPLRHLSPKERLREAKREELGLISKERQRELDMAKAKAKVKSKGTGGDDGGRVLMGPPGLDYISLGLVDEEAIPKYELTVEDGRQLAKEYSRVLMRRHRARQTAESMLLRLKKEAIAALPEKLQAAAMVPDMTPFPANRYMATLTPPIEGYIEKVRDAAKKYSVKEKLR, from the coding sequence ATGGCTTCAAGTGCACCAAATATTGTGTTTCGGCGTCTCTTCAAGACACTAACTGTAAGCTCCGCATTGACATCCGGTGTGACCAGCCAGCATCACCAGCTTCAACAGCGTGCAACAGTGAGTGGCACAGCCAAGGGCAAGGCTAAGCTCAAATCAGGCCAGCCTTTGAAGCGTTCCTCCATAGCAAAGAAAGGTACACCTTCCACTGGCGGGGGTGGTGGCAGTGGCCGTGGTCGTCGTGAGGCCATTGAGCGCATCACTCAGATTTCAGAGTCTTGTCTCAATGCCCCTACTCCCCTGCGGCACTTGTCCCCCAAGGAGCGTCTTCGTGAGGCCAAACGTGAGGAGCTTGGACTCATCTCGAAGGAGAGGCAACGTGAGCTTGATATGGCCAAGGCTAAAGCTAAAGTCAAGTCCAAAGGTACTGGTGGAGATGATGGGGGTCGTGTGCTGATGGGTCCACCGGGCCTAGACTATATCAGTCTTGGGCTAGTTGATGAGGAGGCAATCCCCAAATATGAGCTCACAGTTGAGGATGGTCGGCAACTTGCCAAAGAGTACAGTCGTGTGCTAATGAGGCGGCACCGTGCACGGCAAACAGCAGAGTCAATGCTTCTGAGGCTCAAAAAGGAGGCAATTGCTGCACTCCCTGAGAAGCTGCAAGCTGCTGCTATGGTACCTGACATGACACCTTTCCCTGCAAATCGGTACATGGCAACACTCACACCACCAATTGAAGGATATATTGAGAAGGTGCGGGATGCTGCCAAGAAGTACTCTGTGAAGGAGAAACTTCGCTGA